One Alphaproteobacteria bacterium DNA segment encodes these proteins:
- a CDS encoding response regulator, with protein MSEGAHLLVVDDDTRTRELLRRFLADRGYRVATAADAKEAQAQLDAVEFDLVVLDVMMPGEDGMSFTKRLRDAKRQTPIVLLTARAESADRIAGLSIGADDYLPKPFEPEELLLRVRNVLRRAPPPGPPAPKSVTFGPFKFDLTRDELTRGGEVVRLTTAEISLLEVLAASPNVPVAREELLRRSRLTGGARAVDVTVTRLRPKIEDDPRNPRHLQTVRGAGYVLRAE; from the coding sequence ATGAGCGAAGGCGCCCATCTCCTCGTCGTCGACGACGACACGCGAACCCGCGAACTGCTGCGGCGGTTCTTGGCCGATCGCGGCTATCGCGTGGCCACGGCCGCCGACGCGAAGGAAGCGCAGGCGCAGCTCGACGCCGTGGAATTCGACTTGGTCGTGCTCGACGTGATGATGCCCGGCGAAGACGGGATGAGCTTCACCAAGCGCCTGCGCGACGCCAAACGCCAAACGCCGATCGTGTTGCTGACCGCACGCGCGGAATCGGCCGATCGCATCGCGGGGCTGTCGATCGGCGCCGACGATTATCTGCCCAAACCGTTCGAGCCGGAGGAGCTGCTGCTGCGCGTGCGCAACGTGCTGCGCCGCGCCCCGCCGCCCGGCCCGCCCGCCCCCAAAAGCGTGACCTTCGGCCCGTTCAAATTCGACCTGACGCGCGACGAACTGACGCGCGGCGGCGAGGTCGTGCGTTTGACCACCGCCGAAATCTCGCTGCTGGAAGTGCTCGCCGCGTCGCCCAACGTGCCGGTGGCGCGCGAGGAATTGCTGCGCCGCTCGCGCCTGACCGGCGGGGCGCGCGCGGTCGATGTGACCGTCACGCGCCTGCGCCCGAAAATCGAAGACGATCCGCGCAACCCGCGCCATCTGCAAACCGTGCGCGGGGCCGGCTACGTATTGAGGGCCGAATAA
- a CDS encoding phasin family protein, with protein sequence MKGTKMPFGEFDLAKMFEMPKQMGDFKFAPLDMEGLVAAQRKNMEALAQANQLAVESFQAVARRQSEIFRSVLEEASVAAREVMAAGSPEEKAAKQADLMKDAFQRAISNTREMSELLAKSQYEALDVVQKRVLESLDEIKSLIAKKK encoded by the coding sequence ATGAAGGGAACCAAGATGCCGTTCGGTGAATTCGACCTCGCCAAGATGTTCGAGATGCCCAAGCAGATGGGCGACTTCAAATTCGCGCCGCTGGATATGGAAGGCCTCGTCGCCGCCCAGCGCAAGAATATGGAAGCCTTGGCCCAGGCCAATCAGCTCGCCGTCGAAAGCTTCCAGGCCGTCGCGCGCCGCCAGTCGGAAATCTTCCGCTCGGTGCTCGAGGAAGCCTCGGTCGCCGCGCGCGAAGTGATGGCCGCCGGCTCGCCGGAAGAAAAGGCCGCCAAGCAGGCCGACCTGATGAAGGACGCCTTCCAGCGCGCGATTTCGAACACCCGCGAAATGAGCGAACTGCTCGCCAAGTCGCAGTACGAAGCTTTGGACGTCGTCCAGAAGCGCGTGCTGGAAAGCCTGGACGAGATCAAGTCGCTGATCGCGAAGAAGAAGTAA
- a CDS encoding MipA/OmpV family protein, with product MRRLFAAVIFAAAAMPALAQAPAETRGDWRVNLGAIGFATPSYEGSNSYKARALPLVDIEWRDTVFLSAERGLGANVVTLRDPGGRGAFRAGPFVNYRFSRDEGDDDDLRGMGDVKDGVDLGAFASYDFGPLGLRVAGRRNVSHSELGGTIDLGLRYRLPPIGRTMFGFGPSATWADSDYMQSYFGVTAAQATASGMRAYSPSSGFKDVGLSANAMHPLGGNWALTGFGGYKRLIGDAADSPLVKDRGTPNQFRVGLGISYRLF from the coding sequence ATGCGCCGTCTGTTCGCCGCCGTAATTTTCGCCGCCGCCGCCATGCCCGCGCTCGCGCAGGCGCCGGCCGAAACGCGCGGCGATTGGCGCGTCAATCTCGGCGCCATCGGCTTCGCCACGCCGTCCTACGAAGGTTCGAACAGCTACAAGGCGCGCGCCTTGCCGCTGGTCGATATCGAATGGCGCGACACGGTGTTTTTGAGCGCGGAGCGCGGCCTGGGCGCCAATGTCGTCACGTTGCGCGATCCGGGCGGGCGCGGCGCCTTCCGGGCGGGGCCGTTCGTCAATTATCGCTTCTCGCGCGATGAAGGCGACGACGACGATCTGCGCGGCATGGGCGACGTGAAGGACGGCGTCGATCTCGGCGCTTTCGCCAGCTACGATTTCGGGCCGCTGGGCTTGCGCGTCGCGGGGCGGCGCAACGTGTCGCATTCGGAACTCGGCGGCACGATCGATCTGGGCCTGCGCTATCGCTTGCCGCCGATCGGCCGCACGATGTTCGGCTTCGGGCCCAGCGCGACCTGGGCCGATTCCGATTACATGCAAAGCTATTTCGGCGTGACGGCCGCACAAGCGACCGCGTCGGGGATGCGCGCTTATTCGCCGTCGTCGGGCTTCAAGGATGTCGGCCTGTCCGCCAACGCGATGCACCCGCTCGGCGGCAATTGGGCGCTAACCGGCTTCGGCGGCTACAAGCGCTTGATCGGCGACGCGGCGGACTCGCCGCTGGTCAAGGATCGCGGCACGCCCAACCAATTCCGCGTCGGGCTCGGGATCAGCTATCGCTTGTTCTAA
- a CDS encoding tRNA-binding protein, translating into MGDTIKYEDFERVDIRVGTIIEAVPFPEARKPAIKLKIDFGPELGVKKSSAQITVHYAPDALVGRQVAAVVNFPPRQIGPFMSEVLTLGFPDANGAVVLIGPSLSVPNGGKLF; encoded by the coding sequence ATGGGCGACACGATCAAGTACGAAGATTTCGAGCGCGTCGATATTCGGGTGGGCACGATCATCGAAGCGGTCCCGTTCCCCGAAGCGCGCAAGCCCGCGATCAAGTTGAAAATCGATTTCGGGCCCGAACTCGGCGTCAAGAAATCCTCGGCGCAGATCACCGTGCATTACGCGCCCGACGCGCTGGTCGGCCGTCAGGTCGCGGCGGTGGTGAATTTTCCGCCGCGCCAAATCGGCCCGTTCATGAGCGAGGTTTTGACGCTCGGCTTCCCCGACGCCAACGGCGCGGTCGTGCTGATCGGCCCGTCGCTTTCGGTGCCGAATGGCGGGAAGCTTTTCTAA
- a CDS encoding MarR family transcriptional regulator, whose product MPELRPGMQHLFLRDEDLRLGIELLFYAYRDFTGEPDRMLAQIGLGRAHHRVVYFVGRYPGISVGELLAILRITKQSLSRVLGELVREGYIAQKQGPVDRRQRRLELTEKGAELERRLTENQRKRIATAYRAAGAGAVDGFRRVMQNLIDERDRAKVADIDTTKPPKRP is encoded by the coding sequence ATGCCTGAATTGCGTCCCGGAATGCAGCACCTGTTTCTGCGCGACGAGGATCTCCGTCTCGGGATCGAGTTGCTGTTCTACGCCTATCGCGATTTCACCGGCGAGCCGGACCGGATGCTGGCGCAGATCGGGCTGGGCCGGGCGCATCACCGCGTCGTCTATTTCGTCGGACGCTATCCCGGGATCAGCGTAGGCGAATTGCTGGCGATTTTGCGCATCACCAAGCAAAGCCTGTCGCGCGTGCTGGGGGAATTGGTGCGCGAAGGCTATATCGCGCAGAAGCAGGGCCCGGTCGATCGCCGCCAGCGCCGCCTGGAATTGACCGAAAAGGGCGCGGAGCTGGAGCGCCGCCTGACCGAAAACCAGCGCAAACGCATTGCCACCGCCTATCGCGCCGCCGGGGCCGGGGCGGTCGATGGGTTCCGCCGGGTCATGCAGAACCTGATCGACGAGCGCGACCGCGCCAAAGTCGCGGATATCGACACCACGAAGCCGCCCAAGCGGCCATGA
- a CDS encoding 2OG-Fe(II) oxygenase: MTPEQIFDFAKLDATPKNAVPFDHALVPAFVNADALDAINADWPAIGKPGSFPLSEVGPLKPAVKDFVAALESDAFRAAIETKFGLNLKPHPTIITFRDRCRARDGKIHTDSKDKVVTVLVYMNKRTGGWQDKGGKLRLLRGPETLENFTAEIEPVDGNMLAFRCTRDAWHGHESYEGPRHVMQMNWLVDDAALRKNTTRHRVSAFFKKLFG, from the coding sequence ATGACGCCCGAACAGATTTTCGACTTCGCCAAGCTCGACGCCACGCCGAAGAACGCCGTGCCGTTCGATCATGCGCTCGTCCCCGCTTTCGTGAACGCGGACGCCCTCGACGCGATCAACGCGGATTGGCCGGCGATCGGCAAGCCCGGCTCGTTCCCGCTGTCGGAAGTCGGCCCGCTCAAACCCGCGGTGAAGGATTTCGTCGCCGCCCTTGAATCCGACGCGTTCCGCGCGGCGATCGAAACCAAGTTCGGCCTGAACCTGAAGCCGCATCCCACGATCATCACCTTCCGCGACCGCTGCCGCGCGCGCGACGGCAAGATCCATACGGATTCGAAGGACAAGGTCGTGACGGTGCTGGTCTATATGAACAAGCGCACCGGCGGTTGGCAGGACAAGGGCGGCAAGCTGCGTTTGCTGCGCGGGCCCGAAACGCTGGAGAACTTCACGGCGGAGATCGAGCCGGTGGATGGCAACATGCTCGCCTTCCGCTGCACGCGCGACGCCTGGCACGGCCACGAAAGCTACGAAGGCCCGCGCCATGTGATGCAAATGAACTGGCTGGTCGACGACGCGGCCTTGCGCAAGAACACGACGCGGCACCGCGTCTCGGCGTTCTTCAAGAAGCTGTTCGGTTAG
- a CDS encoding HAMP domain-containing protein, whose translation MGPLSQAIRQFLPRTLYARTLIIIVAPLILVQIVAGFVFYERVWQTVSRRLSNAVAGEVATVVQAMGRYPGDADRRWLFETMHLATGSVYTWKPGAILERKGPVDPETILEDYLVRALDERVRRPYWLDAWGDPADVHIEVQLAGGVLVLETTRQRVFTTNVYVFLLFMSGSSLILIAIASIFMRNQVRPIKRLAEAAEAFGKGREDADFRPHGAAEVRQAAAAFMTMRERIRRHIAQRTEMLAGISHDLRTPLTRMKLELAMLGDHPSGPGLKSDVDDMARMVESYLAFVRGEGEEKIEAIDIEPTLREIVESHRRAGNAVAYESPGALPCAGRPHALKRSLNNMIANAARHAAQVRVTAERRETDIEIVIDDDGPGIPAESREDVFKPFFRLDPSRNAETGGVGLGLTIARDVVRGHGGDIRLEESPMGGLRARIRIPV comes from the coding sequence ATGGGGCCGCTGAGCCAAGCCATCCGCCAATTCCTGCCGCGCACGCTTTACGCGCGCACGCTGATCATCATCGTGGCGCCGCTGATCCTGGTGCAGATCGTCGCGGGTTTCGTGTTCTACGAACGCGTCTGGCAGACCGTGTCGCGCCGCCTGTCCAACGCCGTGGCGGGCGAGGTCGCGACCGTCGTCCAGGCGATGGGCCGCTATCCGGGCGATGCCGACCGGCGCTGGTTGTTCGAGACGATGCATCTGGCCACCGGATCGGTCTACACCTGGAAGCCCGGCGCGATCCTGGAACGCAAAGGCCCGGTCGATCCCGAAACGATCCTCGAGGATTATCTCGTACGCGCGTTGGACGAGCGCGTGCGCCGGCCCTATTGGCTCGACGCGTGGGGCGATCCCGCCGACGTGCATATCGAAGTGCAGCTGGCGGGGGGCGTGCTGGTGCTGGAAACCACGCGCCAGCGCGTGTTCACCACCAATGTCTATGTCTTCCTGCTGTTCATGAGCGGAAGCTCGCTGATCCTGATCGCGATCGCGTCGATTTTCATGCGCAATCAGGTGCGCCCGATCAAGCGCCTGGCCGAAGCGGCTGAGGCTTTCGGCAAGGGCCGCGAGGACGCCGATTTCCGCCCGCATGGCGCGGCCGAAGTGCGCCAAGCCGCCGCCGCGTTCATGACGATGCGCGAGCGTATCCGCCGCCATATCGCGCAGCGCACCGAAATGCTCGCGGGCATCAGCCACGATCTGCGCACGCCGCTCACGCGCATGAAGCTGGAACTCGCCATGCTGGGCGACCATCCGTCGGGGCCGGGTTTGAAATCCGACGTCGACGACATGGCGCGCATGGTCGAATCCTATCTCGCCTTCGTGCGCGGCGAAGGCGAGGAGAAGATCGAGGCGATCGACATCGAGCCGACTTTGCGCGAGATCGTCGAAAGCCATCGCCGGGCGGGCAATGCGGTCGCCTATGAAAGCCCGGGCGCGCTGCCTTGCGCCGGCCGGCCGCACGCGCTCAAACGCAGCCTCAACAACATGATCGCCAACGCCGCGCGCCACGCGGCACAGGTGCGCGTGACCGCCGAACGGCGCGAAACCGATATAGAAATCGTCATCGACGACGACGGCCCCGGCATTCCCGCCGAATCGCGCGAGGACGTGTTCAAACCCTTCTTCCGCCTGGACCCGTCGCGCAACGCGGAAACGGGCGGCGTGGGTCTCGGCCTCACCATCGCGCGCGACGTGGTGCGCGGCCATGGCGGCGATATCCGCCTGGAAGAATCGCCGATGGGCGGCTTGCGCGCCCGTATCCGAATCCCAGTTTAA
- a CDS encoding branched-chain amino acid aminotransferase, with translation MALVPFDDRDGWIWYDGKMIPWRDAKFHVLTHAIHYGSAVFEGERAYGGKVFKLREHSQRLIDSGRILGFEIPYTVDEIDAATNEVVAANGAPDCYVRPIAWRGSEMMGVSAQQSKIHLAIATWAWGNYFADKDKGIRLTWAKYSRPAPNTAPTKSKAAGLYMICTISKHEAESAGYADALMLDWRGQVAEATGANVFLAIDGVLHTPKPDCFLDGITRRTVIGLAKNRQIQVVERAIWPDELARAQEVFLTGTAAEITPVSEIGEYKFTPGAITSALMDDFGRATRGEIDVPIA, from the coding sequence ATGGCACTCGTGCCCTTCGACGATCGCGACGGCTGGATCTGGTACGACGGCAAAATGATTCCGTGGCGCGACGCCAAGTTCCACGTCCTCACCCACGCCATTCACTACGGCTCGGCGGTGTTCGAGGGCGAGCGCGCCTATGGCGGCAAGGTCTTCAAGCTGCGCGAGCATTCGCAGCGCTTGATCGATTCCGGCCGCATCCTGGGCTTCGAGATTCCCTATACGGTCGACGAGATCGACGCCGCGACCAACGAAGTCGTCGCCGCGAACGGCGCGCCGGATTGCTATGTCCGCCCGATCGCCTGGCGCGGGTCGGAGATGATGGGCGTGTCCGCCCAGCAATCGAAGATCCATCTCGCCATCGCGACCTGGGCCTGGGGCAATTACTTCGCCGACAAGGACAAGGGCATTCGCCTGACCTGGGCGAAGTATTCGCGCCCCGCCCCCAACACCGCGCCGACCAAGTCGAAGGCCGCCGGGCTTTATATGATCTGCACGATCTCGAAGCACGAAGCGGAATCGGCCGGCTATGCCGACGCGCTGATGCTCGATTGGCGCGGCCAGGTCGCGGAAGCGACGGGCGCGAACGTGTTCCTCGCCATCGACGGCGTGCTGCACACGCCCAAGCCCGATTGCTTCCTCGACGGCATCACGCGCCGCACGGTGATCGGCCTCGCCAAGAACCGTCAGATCCAGGTCGTCGAACGCGCGATTTGGCCGGACGAACTCGCCCGTGCCCAGGAAGTGTTCCTGACCGGCACGGCAGCGGAGATCACGCCGGTGTCGGAAATCGGCGAATACAAATTCACGCCGGGTGCGATCACCAGCGCGCTGATGGACGATTTCGGCCGGGCGACGCGCGGCGAAATCGACGTGCCGATCGCTTGA